The Alkalihalophilus pseudofirmus nucleotide sequence ACGCTTCAGTTCATGTGCCAGTGTTAAGATAATACGCGCTCCACTTGCTCCGATTGGATGTCCAAGTGCCACTGCCCCGCCGTTTACGTTTACTCTTTCAGGGTCAAGATCTGCAATTTGGTTACTTGCAAGGGCCACTGCGGCAAAGGCCTCGTTAATTTCAAATAAATCTATCTCACTTGCTGATTTACCAGCTTTCTTTAATAGCTCATTAATGACAAGACCTGGTGTTTTCGGGAAATTTTCAGGCTCAATGGCAAGAGCATGATGTGCCACAATAGTTGCAAGCGGCTCAATGCCTTCTGCTTCAGCCTTCGCTTCAGACATAAGAAGCATGGCAGCTGCTCCGTCGTTCACACCTGGTGCATTTCCTGCTGTAATCGTGCCGTCTTTTCCAAATGCAGGCTTAAGCTTAGCCAGCCCTTCAGATGTTGTGCCAGGACGAGGTGCTTCATCTCGCTCAACTATTACAGGCTCGCCTTTACGCTGCGGTACCGGTACAGCCACAATTTCTGTGTCAAATGTTCCTGCTTCGATTGCACTTAGTGCTTTTTCATGACTTCGTGCAGCCCACTCGTCCTGAACCTCGCGTGACAGCGCTAACTCCTGTGCTACACCATTTCCGTATGAGCCCATATGTACGGAACGGAAAGAACAAGTAAGTCCATCAAATACCATCCCGTCAATCATTTCTGCATTACCCATACGTGCACCCCATCTAGCTTTAGGGACATAATATGGAGCATTGCTCATCGACTCCATCCCGCCGGCTAAAATAACTTCCCCGTCACCAGAACGGATAATTTGATCAGCCATTGTTACACTTCGCATGCCTGATGCACATACTTTATTAATCGTTTCCGTTTTAACACTCCACGGAATTTCAGCATAGTTGGATGCTTGACGAGATGGGATTTGACCCTGTCCTGCTTGCAGAACATTTCCTAAAATGACTTCATCAACATTCTCGCCTTTCCACTTAGCACGAGCTAATGTTTCTTTTAAAACAAGTCCTCCTAATTCCGCTGCTTTGAGGCTGCTTAAGGCGCCTCCAAATTTCCCAAAAGGTGTACGAGCTCCACTCACAATTACTGTTTTCATTGGTAATCCCCTTTCAGATCATAGACATTTATTGACCGAACGCTCGCTCGGTAGGAGTTCTGATAAAAAGCGCAACAAGTGATTGCGCTTTCAATTAAAGCTAAAAACATAAGTTGTGACCCGTGGAAACCACGAGTCGACAACTCTCCCAATAATTCACCACTATTACTTCTACTGAACTAACTCAGTTTCCTTCTTAATTAGTGATTTTTCTAAAATTTCTACAATATCTAACGTTTGAACGTCTTCTTCGACTTCTTTCGCCTTTGTTCCATCACTTAGCATCGTTAAGCAGTAAGGACAGCCGCTTCCGATCATCGATGGTTGTACTTCAAGCGCTTGCTCTGTACGAGCGACATTGACACGCTGGCCAGCATCTTCTTCCATCCACATCATACCGCCGCCGGCTCCACAACACATACCATTTTGACGATTACGCTCCATCTCTACAAGCTTCACACCAGGGATCGCTTCAAGG carries:
- a CDS encoding acetyl-CoA C-acetyltransferase — encoded protein: MKTVIVSGARTPFGKFGGALSSLKAAELGGLVLKETLARAKWKGENVDEVILGNVLQAGQGQIPSRQASNYAEIPWSVKTETINKVCASGMRSVTMADQIIRSGDGEVILAGGMESMSNAPYYVPKARWGARMGNAEMIDGMVFDGLTCSFRSVHMGSYGNGVAQELALSREVQDEWAARSHEKALSAIEAGTFDTEIVAVPVPQRKGEPVIVERDEAPRPGTTSEGLAKLKPAFGKDGTITAGNAPGVNDGAAAMLLMSEAKAEAEGIEPLATIVAHHALAIEPENFPKTPGLVINELLKKAGKSASEIDLFEINEAFAAVALASNQIADLDPERVNVNGGAVALGHPIGASGARIILTLAHELKRRGGGLGVAAICSGGGQGDAILIEVK